Proteins from a genomic interval of Arachis hypogaea cultivar Tifrunner chromosome 10, arahy.Tifrunner.gnm2.J5K5, whole genome shotgun sequence:
- the LOC112715431 gene encoding pentatricopeptide repeat-containing protein At2g01510, mitochondrial: MAKQNLRQAIDFLYSRGLATSDSYTRHVLHCVRANDFVQAKRLQSHMQLHLFQPKDSFIHNQLLHLYAKCGKLSYAQDLFDNMTHRDVYSWNALLSAYAKLGLVEDLCTVFDQMPSCDSVSYNTLIACFATNGHSGKALKILVRMQEDGFQPTQYSYVNALQACSKLLDLKLGKQIHGRVVISGCGDNTFVWNAITGVYAKCGDIHRARWFFDRMTHKNVVSWNLMISGYVKLGYHDECIRLFNKMKLLGLKPDQVTASIVINAYFQCGHVDDARRMFSEIPRKDEICWTTMIVGCAQNGREEDALMLFGDMLRGDVRPDSYTISSVVSSCAKLASLCHGQVVHGKAIVMGVDHSMLVSSALVDMYCKCGVTLDAWSIFWTMPIRNVITWNSMIHGYAQNGQPHEALALYETMLQENIKPDSISFVGVLSACISADMVAKGQEYFNSISEHGMTPTLDHYACMVTLIGRSSSVDKAVDLIKCMPHEPDYLIWSTLLSICAKKGDIKNAELAAGHLFKLDPRNAGPYIMLSNLYAACGRWEKVGDVRSLMNRNNAKKFAAYSLVEVESEVHKFVSEDRTHPAVEKIYDELNRLISILQRIGYNPDTNIVLHNVEQEEKFKSISYHSEKLALAFALIRKPNGIAPIRIIKNIRVCDDCHVFMKFASFHIGRTIILRDSNKFHHFSGGKCSCKDHW, from the coding sequence ATGGCTAAACAAAATCTTAGGCAAGCCATTGATTTTTTGTATTCTCGCGGCCTTGCTACTTCTGATTCCTATACACGCCATGTCCTTCACTGCGTTCGAGCAAATGACTTTGTTCAAGCCAAGAGATTGCAGTCTCACATGCAACTTCACCTTTTCCAACCCAAAGACTCCTTCATCCATAACCAGCTCCTCCATTTGTATGCCAAATGCGGCAAACTCTCCTATGCACAAGACCTGTTTGATAATATGACCCACAGAGATGTTTATTCTTGGAATGCCTTGCTTTCTGCTTATGCTAAGTTGGGTTTGGTTGAGGATTTGTGCACTGTCTTTGATCAAATGCCTTCTTGTGATTCCGTTTCTTATAACACCTTGATTGCTTGTTTTGCAACTAATGGGCATTCAGGCAAGGCATTGAAGATTTTAGTGAGGATGCAAGAAGATGGGTTTCAGCCCACCCAGTACTCCTATGTGAATGCATTGCAAGCATGTTCTAAGCTCTTGGATTTGAAGCTTGGTAAGCAGATTCACGGGAGAGTTGTTATTAGTGGTTGTGGGGATAACACTTTTGTATGGAATGCTATCACTGGTGTCTATGCGAAGTGTGGTGATATTCACAGGGCACGGTGGTTCTTTGATCGAATGACACATAAGAATGTTGTTTCCTGGAATCTTATGATCTCTGGATATGTCAAATTGGGGTATCATGATGAGTGCATTCGATTGTTTAATAAGATGAAGTTATTGGGTTTGAAACCTGACCAAGTTACAGCATCAATTGTTATCAATGCTTACTTTCAGTGTGGACATGTGGATGATGCAAGGAGGATGTTCAGTGAAATACCTAGAAAGGATGAGATTTGTTGGACAACAATGATAGTTGGTTGTGCACAGAATGGAAGAGAAGAGGATGCATTGATGTTGTTTGGCGACATGCTGCGTGGAGACGTTAGACCTGACAGTTACACCATTTCAAGTGTGGTCAGCTCCTGTGCCAAGCTAGCTTCTTTGTGTCATGGTCAGGTTGTCCATGGAAAAGCAATAGTAATGGGTGTTGATCATAGCATGCTTGTGTCAAGTGCTCTTGTTGATATGTACTGCAAGTGTGGAGTTACTTTGGATGCTTGGAGCATTTTTTGGACAATGCCTATTCGAAATGTGATTACTTGGAATTCTATGATCCATGGTTATGCCCAAAATGGTCAACCACATGAAGCACTGGCTCTTTATGAAACGATGCTTCAGGAAAATATCAAACCTGATAGCATTAGTTTTGTGGGGGTATTATCTGCTTGTATCAGTGCTGACATGGTCGCAAAAGGACAGgaatattttaattcaataagTGAACATGGGATGACACCAACATTGGATCACTATGCATGTATGGTCACTCTCATTGGTCGCTCTAGTAGTGTTGATAAAGCTGTGGATTTGATCAAATGCATGCCTCATGAACCAGATTACCTGATTTGGTCCACCCTACTCTCTATTTGTGCAAAGAAGGGTGACATCAAGAATGCAGAATTGGCAGCTGGTCATCTCTTCAAGTTGGATCCACGTAATGCAGGACCTTATATCATGCTTTCCAACTTATACGCTGCTTGCGGGAGATGGGAAAAAGTAGGTGATGTACGATCTCTCATGAATAGAAACAATGCAAAAAAGTTTGCTGCTTATAgtttggttgaggttgagagtgAAGTCCACAAATTTGTTTCAGAAGATCGTACTCATCCAGCAGTGGAAAAAATCTATGATGAATTGAACAGATTGATTTCAATATTGCAACGAATTGGGTATAATCCAGATACAAACATTGTTCTGCATAATGTGGAACAGGAAGAAAAATTTAAATCCATCTCATACCACAGTGAGAAACTTGCTCTTGCTTTTGCTTTAATTAGAAAGCCGAATGGAATTGCACCTATCAGGATCATAAAAAATATACGTGTCTGTGATGACTGCCATGTGTTTATGAAATTTGCATCCTTCCATATTGGAAGGACAATCATTTTGAGAGATTCAAACAAATTTCACCATTTCTCTGGTGGAAAGTGCTCTTGCAAGGACCATTGGTAA